TCCAAaatctaatattatatttaatttcatttttatgctCTTGTCATTACTCcttgtattttgattttctgtTTCTTTAGTCTATGCcaaatttgttaaatgatattgaaaaaaatcaagGTCTTTCCCCGATATCTATAcactttaaacttttaaaatttacttcttctatttatttgatttaaaagataaaatccaTAACTTCTAGCTTGAATATgcaacattttaattttcaaatgtttgATGCAATAATCAAATTGTAATTGAAAACACacattaaaatatagaaaaattcaattaataaggtaacaaattttaatttttaaattaaggaGTTTAAATCTTAGAGTCAACATTGTTGTGAAGATTTTCTTAAACCTGATTAGGCTTAAATAGTAAAAACAAATCTTGAGATTGAAAATATAACAACTAAATTTAGAAATCCAAACCATTAAAAACATAGTTAGAGAAATGAatacaaaaaatgaatttgggTGAGAgatctatattttttaatgtttttaaaatataagtggATTGCATATGCCTTCCAGTGGAGGCAGAATTAGACGTGAAATGTTTTTTATCAATAgtagttataaaaaatattgctACCAGtaggattattttttaaaacaactaCCTTTGAGAACAACATGTTGGAAACAACTACCTTGGGGAACAACCTTGCAAGGATAGTAAGATTCTTGGGtgttcattattgaaatatcTTGAAAGAGCATTACttagatatatattttgttaagtttgcttcttcaaattttttagaataCAAGACGTTTTCCTTACCTCTTCATTGAGCAAACAGTGCATTTACACAACGGGTGTAACTTTCATGTAACCCTTCTTATACCTATTATTCATATAACTTACCTTCCATTATTCACATTTAAGTAACTTCAACCACATCCATAACCCATTATTTTATCACATTCATTTCAACCTTCAAGGACTTGAATCTTTTGACGAACTTGAGTACTctaaaattctctttacaactCCCTTACTATTATTTCTGCAACCACCATGGCTCTCACTTTTCTCAACCTCCTATAGTTTACATCACCGCCTAACACAACACTTTCCAAAATCTACTTCGTTATTGATTTGTAACATTTCctcatttaaccaaaaaaaccCCTTACAAATGCCAATATTGACTACTACATTTCAGTGAATTGACACGAGGTTATTCCGTCTTTTTGCCCAAAGATGGTGACAAATAGTTGAATCCTTCTTATCAAAAGTTCCAAATAATTTGGAAGTATCAACTGCACGTCATTCATAAAGGCTTAGATCATACATCCCCTCCCCCTTCTTCAACCACCCAAGGTCCCATAGAAAATGCTTAAATGCAGTACTAAGCTCCGGATCTTAAGCACCATAAAGCGTCAGAAAACAGCATAAATAAAAGCAAGCATCGAAACTATGGAAGTCAGTTCAATCAAATTGGATGGTCGGTCTATCAATCAAGAAAAGGATTTAAGATGTCAATAAAGGTTTTCTCTCTTGTCAAGTACAAAAATATGTGAAGAACATCAATGATAAATTGACAACtgttaaatttaaatgactAATACTTACCACTATGAACCTTTGTGCTCTGATCATTTTATAGTCAATCTACAACATCCTACCAATCCTTTTCCTGAGTGGATCCATTGTCTCTCTTTAATTCACTTTGAGAACAATCTTCATAAACTCGTAAACAAAATAACTGATTGAAGCAGAAGGAAGGACCTGACAATGAaacatatttcaattaaagagaataaaaaactcGGCATCAAACAAGATACTGTATTGTGGAGAGAAGCATATGAGCCACATATAATGGAGGGGGGTTAAGTGTAATATCCCATTTAAACAATTAGCCGATCATATGTTATGGTTATACTATAATCTAGAAAAGAATCAAGTTCAAAGAACTTCAGAAGAGCACAGAAACATAATAGTGAGATGAACTGTCATGCTCTGTtgttatattaattgtttaaccCCATGTCTGCATTTATAGAGCAATAATTAGCATAAAGCTTTTCAGAAACAATTCAAGAGATTTTATTAAAAGCTTATCCACTTACTTGTAGCAAGCTGGGAATTAGCCCAGCATAGAGAGCAGGAATTCCTCCTTGCTCAACAATCTTCAGACCAGTTGCCAGTGCGCCCATTTTGCTTGCCTGGACTTGCAATTGCAACTGTCTTCTCACAACCTCAAATGGGTAAGTAGCAACTTCGGCACAAGCACCAGCAATAGCCCCATATAGTAATGTCCTCACTGGTCCTAACTCTAGCTGATCCAAAGCATTCAGATCCTGCCCCATCTGTCTCATGTTCTGAATTCTTTTCCGACCTTCCGGGGAGTGCAGATAAGCTGATTTCAGCATATCATACACACTGTAGAATACTGCAGCTGAAGGTGCCATGCTTACAATAGAGGGCACTAGACCTCTGTAGAGAGAAAAGAATCCTTCAGTTTGGATCATGTGGCGAAAAGCACCAATTACACCACCTAAGGCTTCTCCACCAGGAGCCACCAGCTTAGTTCGGATCtgtacaacaataataaattagtaGTAAATAACTACCCTCCTAGACAAAGATGAatatacaaaacacaaaacagGGACAGGAACAGAATGAAATAGTCGGTAAAAAAGGACCTCTCAAAGTGTAGCTAGTTACAGTAAGCCCGGAAATTAACAAAAGCAATGAAAGGTCTAAATACCAATCCTCCGCGGAGGaacttatcatattttaatGTAGTTTGAGTATGTATCAAACATTTGTAATATATCTTTAAGTATTAATCCTCTCAATCCCACTTTGTTATTCAGTAAATATCTCAAATAACCACGTGGGATTCTACAAGATGTCCCTGGAGCCACTATCTTCACCTTGGTAGgccaaaaaatattatgttagaCTCGACATTGCAAGGGCAATAATGGGAAATTATCTCGATCTTTTGGTCCAGAAACCGTTCTCCTAAGACTTAAGACTAGAGGATAACATTAAAATTGGTCTGTTATAACTTTGTTCAGCCTCTAATAACACAAAGAATTAACGACTGCCCATTGCTATTTACGACAGTTGCCCCTGATGTACAATATAGAAGTACATACAGCCATACGCAGAACATGCCTACAAGAGTAAGATCAAATTGAAGATAGAACAATGAAAGGAGGAACAAAATCTTAGGTTTCGACATACAGTATCAAGAGGTAAGCAGAGAACGGTAGCGGTAATGCCGGCAGCAGCACCAGCAATGAACCTCTCAGAATTTGTGGTCTCCTCATTTCCAGACAGTCTAAGCAACTGTTTCCTATACGTATCGTAAGCATAAAAATTCACAGCTTTGAATGGAGCCGTGCGAAGAACATTAATTAAGTTCCCTTTCCAAAATCCAAGTAATCCTTGCGTCAAAGCAATCTTCTTAACAAGCTCAAATATATTCCTTTGTTCACCACGAACTATATATTCCAGCTTTAATCTCTCTAACGGAGCAACAAATGTTCTATACCATTTCAAACAATAATTAGAAACGCAGAGGGCCCTAGGCAAATTGGAAATGGGGCGTAGCTAAATGACGACGAAAATTGTCAACATTACCTGGAAACCATGGCGGCGATAGCCCCAGCCCACAAATGCTTTGTAGTATTGACTGCGCCACGTCGCGTTACCCTAACTTTCTGTTTGACTTGAGCTACAGCCCCCTTGTTTTTCTTGTTTAATTCATTTTGTAGCTGACATTCCTTGTGTTCTGAAACAAGCCCATCGCTGCTCAAGCTAACGGACAGAAAAAACAAGTCCTGAACGGCGACCGACTCACGCTTTTGCCTCCGAGAAACGCAAGCCGTGTTTTTGGAAGGGGGAGAACCTTTAAAAGGGGAAACCAAGTCAAGAAGGGAAGAGGGGAAACAAGGATCGATGAATAAACCACCGGGGACGAGCAAATTAGAGTTAGAGGGAAAAGGGAGGTAAGGTTGGTAGTCGGGGAGGGAGTTTTTGAATTGGAGATGGAATTTGGGCATTGTTAAAAACGGTGGTGGAAATGGCGGGGTTTGGTTGTTTGGGTAAGTTTGTTATGTTAAGGAAGGAAGGGGAGAGGGGTCAAAGGAGGCAGTGAAGGAAATGGTGGGAAGAACTCGGCTGTGGCTTTGCATCCATCGCCGAACCAGCTATAGTACAAGCTCTGCCTCTTGACTCTCGTCTTGTGTGAGTGACCCGAGTCGGTTTTGTTGCcctgatatttttattattatttcatcttctttcgttttttaattatttccctTTTGGTTCATGATATAGTATACTTCTATACGAAACCCACACTTATCCACAGGTACTTCTGTTGTAGgctcaaaaaaaaagaagtttagGAAAAGATAAACGAAATcagttaatataaaaaattttaacgtttttatatttttcaatttttattttaataaattattttaccgGAATGACCAGTCACAAGTTTTGTTttatatgaaaacatatattAAGATTTTCGCCCCAATTATCATATCATTGAagcaattaaagaaaaataaaaagattagaACAAGAAACCGAATGTGAATGCTAGATTTTAGCGAATACCAT
This sequence is a window from Gossypium raimondii isolate GPD5lz chromosome 5, ASM2569854v1, whole genome shotgun sequence. Protein-coding genes within it:
- the LOC105770313 gene encoding probable mitochondrial adenine nucleotide transporter BTL3, which translates into the protein MPKFHLQFKNSLPDYQPYLPFPSNSNLLVPGGLFIDPCFPSSLLDLVSPFKGSPPSKNTACVSRRQKRESVAVQDLFFLSVSLSSDGLVSEHKECQLQNELNKKNKGAVAQVKQKVRVTRRGAVNTTKHLWAGAIAAMVSRTFVAPLERLKLEYIVRGEQRNIFELVKKIALTQGLLGFWKGNLINVLRTAPFKAVNFYAYDTYRKQLLRLSGNEETTNSERFIAGAAAGITATVLCLPLDTIRTKLVAPGGEALGGVIGAFRHMIQTEGFFSLYRGLVPSIVSMAPSAAVFYSVYDMLKSAYLHSPEGRKRIQNMRQMGQDLNALDQLELGPVRTLLYGAIAGACAEVATYPFEVVRRQLQLQVQASKMGALATGLKIVEQGGIPALYAGLIPSLLQVLPSASISYFVYEFMKIVLKVN